A window from Staphylococcus succinus encodes these proteins:
- a CDS encoding TspO/MBR family protein, protein MSNTKECAILSIITNIFRITLPLIGGKFIGAYAVKNARADLRKTKKPPFSPPGYVFPIVWSILYTCMGIAYTLAKNTQNNSSHITSVHYTQLGLNYLWSLLYFKFKLRGLALIESYILLLSVIVMCMKFFKAHKLSGLIMIPYVLWSTFASYLTTGNWFLNKDNPDYH, encoded by the coding sequence ATGTCAAACACTAAGGAGTGTGCCATTTTGTCTATAATTACTAATATATTCAGAATAACTTTACCTCTCATAGGTGGTAAATTCATAGGTGCATATGCAGTAAAAAATGCACGTGCAGATTTAAGAAAAACAAAAAAGCCACCTTTTTCACCACCTGGCTATGTATTTCCTATAGTTTGGTCTATATTATATACATGCATGGGTATTGCATATACTTTAGCAAAAAATACTCAAAATAATTCATCACACATTACAAGCGTACATTATACACAATTAGGATTGAATTATTTATGGTCCTTGTTATATTTTAAATTTAAATTACGTGGCTTGGCTTTAATAGAAAGTTATATTCTATTATTATCAGTTATTGTTATGTGTATGAAGTTTTTTAAAGCACATAAACTTAGTGGCTTAATTATGATTCCTTATGTATTATGGTCTACATTTGCGAGTTATCTGACTACTGGTAATTGGTTTTTAAATAAAGATAATCCTGATTATCACTAA
- a CDS encoding pyridoxamine 5'-phosphate oxidase family protein, whose amino-acid sequence MNNDKILSTINNILSQSKIGVLSTAHHNVPRSRYMVFYNDGLTLFTKTSIDSIKVKAFKDNPRTHVLLGYDEMNNRSFLEIDGLVEITKDQATIDWLWEQQDKTFFDSKEDTDLCVLKITPKSIKVMNDDNIDTPQTITFE is encoded by the coding sequence ATGAACAATGATAAAATACTTTCAACCATAAATAATATATTAAGCCAATCAAAAATTGGCGTCTTATCAACTGCACATCATAATGTACCTCGTAGCAGGTATATGGTGTTCTACAATGACGGATTGACACTCTTTACTAAGACGAGTATAGATTCTATTAAAGTTAAAGCATTTAAGGATAATCCTAGAACTCACGTTTTACTTGGATATGATGAAATGAACAATCGTAGTTTTCTTGAAATAGATGGGCTTGTGGAAATTACTAAAGATCAAGCAACGATTGATTGGTTATGGGAACAGCAAGATAAAACATTTTTCGATTCTAAGGAAGATACTGACTTATGCGTACTAAAAATAACGCCAAAATCAATAAAAGTTATGAATGATGATAATATAGATACACCACAAACAATTACATTTGAGTAA
- a CDS encoding SDR family oxidoreductase → MGRLDHKVAVLTGTSTGIGAATAQILANEGAHVLAADISDKVHDIVKKINEAGQKASGYVVDISDEHAVERFAESVKEDYGKIDILFNNAGVDNAAGRIHEYPVEVFDKIMGVDLRGTFLMTKFFIPMMMDQGGSIINTASFSGHAADLNRSGYNAAKGGVVNFTRSTAIEYGRENIRANAIAPGTIETPLVDKLTGTAEDEAGKVFRENQKWVTPLGRLGTPEEVGKLVAFLASDDSSFITGESITIDGGVMAYTWPGEMLSDKSWQQNIK, encoded by the coding sequence ATGGGAAGATTAGATCATAAAGTGGCAGTACTCACTGGTACAAGTACGGGAATTGGCGCAGCAACAGCCCAAATTTTGGCTAACGAGGGTGCACATGTATTAGCGGCAGATATTTCTGATAAAGTACATGATATCGTAAAAAAAATTAATGAAGCGGGTCAAAAGGCTTCCGGGTATGTTGTTGATATCTCTGATGAACATGCTGTAGAACGTTTTGCCGAATCAGTTAAAGAGGACTACGGTAAAATAGATATTTTGTTTAATAATGCAGGGGTAGACAATGCTGCTGGACGTATACATGAATACCCAGTTGAAGTATTCGATAAAATTATGGGTGTTGATTTAAGAGGTACATTTCTAATGACGAAATTCTTTATTCCAATGATGATGGATCAAGGAGGCTCTATAATTAATACTGCTTCATTCTCAGGCCATGCGGCAGATTTAAATCGTTCTGGATATAATGCCGCTAAAGGTGGTGTTGTGAACTTTACACGTTCAACAGCGATTGAATACGGTCGAGAAAATATTAGAGCAAATGCAATTGCACCGGGAACAATTGAAACACCACTTGTAGATAAACTTACGGGGACGGCTGAAGATGAAGCTGGAAAAGTTTTCAGAGAAAATCAAAAATGGGTAACACCACTTGGTAGATTAGGTACACCAGAGGAAGTGGGGAAACTCGTAGCATTTTTAGCTTCAGATGACAGCTCATTTATCACAGGTGAGTCAATTACAATAGATGGCGGTGTGATGGCATATACATGGCCGGGAGAGATGTTAAGTGATAAAAGTTGGCAACAAAACATTAAATAG
- a CDS encoding RNA degradosome polyphosphate kinase: MQRNLGEKDFNLPQYYNNRELSWLDFNYRVLQEAKDKNNPLLEQLNFISIFSSNLDEFFMVRVAGLQDQVKLGYNKPENKSQLTPLQQLKQIKIKNKKNVELQYMRYNELVDELRQYHVEIVKPEELPESLLPQLQSEFTKDILPTLTPLGIDAYHPFPKLNNKSLNIFVDIDTEDAINSAIVQIPSLIPRFWSLNQGEKQYIIMVEDIITYFINDLFTGYEVLNTFTFRITRNADLTIHEDGAEDLLIEIERFLKERKSGTAVRLEVDGRHATNEDILWIMNQLEVQDEDVYFLNGPLDLTMLFDLVGHLSHKLNHLTYNKYVPQLPRDLGNENIFDVALKQDIFFHHPYESFEPIVDFIREAADDPNTIAIKQTLYRVSKDSPIINSLKVAAEKGKQVTVLVELKARFDEENNVHWARMLEDAGCHVIYGMTHLKTHSKISLVVKRINNTLTSFVHLGTGNYNDKTANIYTDMGLITTDKEIAEDAIKFFNYLSGYSVKPIYNKLIVAPFDIRDVFLERIECEIRAHRQHGNGHIIMKMNSLTDKDIILQLFKASCAGVKVQLIIRGICCLKPGVPGISENIEVVSIIGRFLEHSRIYYFHNNGDEKIYLSSADAMTRNMIKRVEILFPIENKSIAKRLLDYLQLQLSDNQKGRYQDQYGNYHYINNSASPLNSQAYLMKEATECGLEFKNEITQPLGLPVNSKHSWFSKIRNSFKK; encoded by the coding sequence ATGCAGAGAAATTTGGGAGAAAAAGATTTCAATTTACCACAATATTATAATAATAGAGAATTGAGTTGGTTGGATTTTAATTATCGTGTATTACAAGAAGCCAAAGATAAAAATAATCCTCTCCTCGAACAACTTAACTTCATTTCAATTTTCAGCTCTAACTTAGATGAATTTTTCATGGTTCGTGTAGCTGGCCTACAAGATCAAGTTAAATTGGGATACAACAAACCTGAAAATAAATCGCAGTTAACACCATTACAACAGCTTAAACAAATTAAAATTAAAAATAAGAAAAATGTAGAATTACAATACATGCGTTATAATGAATTAGTAGACGAATTACGTCAGTATCATGTTGAAATTGTTAAACCAGAGGAACTCCCTGAGTCACTTCTACCGCAATTACAATCAGAATTTACAAAGGATATACTACCAACACTTACACCGCTAGGTATTGATGCGTATCATCCTTTCCCCAAATTAAATAATAAAAGTTTAAATATATTTGTTGATATAGATACTGAGGATGCAATTAACTCAGCAATTGTCCAGATTCCATCACTAATACCTCGTTTTTGGTCATTAAATCAAGGTGAAAAACAATATATTATCATGGTCGAAGATATTATTACTTACTTTATTAATGATTTATTTACAGGATATGAAGTATTAAATACTTTTACTTTTAGAATAACAAGGAATGCCGACTTAACTATTCATGAAGATGGTGCTGAAGATTTATTAATCGAAATAGAACGCTTCTTAAAAGAGCGTAAAAGCGGTACAGCTGTACGTTTAGAAGTAGATGGAAGACATGCCACTAATGAAGATATTCTTTGGATTATGAATCAATTAGAAGTCCAGGATGAAGATGTATATTTCTTGAATGGCCCCCTAGATTTAACTATGCTTTTTGACTTAGTAGGTCATTTATCACATAAATTAAATCATTTAACATACAACAAATATGTCCCTCAACTACCTAGAGATTTAGGTAATGAAAATATATTTGATGTTGCGTTAAAACAAGATATTTTCTTCCATCATCCTTATGAGTCATTTGAACCGATTGTTGATTTTATTCGCGAAGCCGCCGATGATCCCAACACAATTGCAATTAAGCAAACCTTATATCGTGTAAGCAAAGATTCTCCCATTATTAATAGTTTGAAAGTAGCCGCTGAAAAAGGAAAGCAAGTCACGGTACTCGTTGAACTTAAAGCACGTTTTGATGAGGAAAACAATGTACATTGGGCAAGAATGTTGGAAGATGCTGGTTGCCATGTGATTTATGGCATGACTCACTTAAAAACACACAGTAAAATTTCACTTGTTGTCAAACGTATTAATAACACACTGACTTCTTTTGTTCATTTAGGTACTGGAAATTACAATGATAAGACTGCGAATATTTATACAGATATGGGTTTAATTACAACTGATAAGGAAATCGCGGAAGATGCAATCAAATTCTTTAATTATTTGAGCGGATACTCAGTCAAACCTATTTATAACAAACTTATCGTAGCCCCCTTTGATATCAGGGATGTCTTTTTAGAACGTATTGAATGTGAAATTAGAGCCCACCGTCAACACGGCAATGGACATATCATCATGAAGATGAATTCTTTAACAGATAAAGATATTATTCTGCAACTATTTAAAGCTTCATGTGCAGGTGTTAAAGTTCAATTAATCATTCGTGGCATTTGTTGCTTAAAACCAGGTGTCCCCGGCATTAGCGAAAATATCGAGGTTGTTAGTATTATCGGTCGCTTCCTAGAACATTCCCGTATTTACTATTTCCATAATAATGGTGATGAAAAAATCTATCTATCTTCTGCTGATGCCATGACACGTAATATGATTAAACGTGTAGAAATTTTGTTTCCTATCGAAAACAAATCTATTGCTAAACGCTTATTAGATTACTTGCAGCTTCAATTATCAGATAATCAAAAAGGACGTTATCAAGATCAATATGGTAATTACCATTATATAAATAATAGCGCCTCACCTTTGAACTCCCAAGCTTACTTGATGAAAGAAGCTACAGAATGCGGATTAGAATTTAAAAATGAAATTACGCAACCTCTAGGATTGCCTGTCAATTCAAAGCATAGTTGGTTTTCTAAAATTCGTAATTCTTTCAAAAAATAA
- a CDS encoding AbgT family transporter, whose product MANNSKAKISFINKFLNIVEKVGNRLPDPSILFFLMCLGLAILTWLVSLFHITVKHPGTGDTITIKSILSKDGLAMILNDAIKNFSEFPALGLVLAVMLGIGVAEKTGYFDKLMVQVVHKTPQKIIIPVIIIIGILGNAAGDAAPIVLPPLTAMVFIKLGYHPIAGLAMAYAAAIGGFSANFMIGMSDALLYSFTEPAAKIVSDDVHINVAMNWYFIAASIIVLLPAVYWVTMRFVIPRLGKFDASQSDIQVNDANSGLTPQENRAVFWANISFFVVIALIIICSIPQNSFLRNAKTGSLLNDAPIINGVGLLILILFLVPGLVYGVMMKKFRSTKDLGKMLADSMSSMGSFIVIVFFAAQLLAFLQWSNLGIIVAVKGAALLQDQNGVVLILGIILLSAMINLLIGSASAKWGILAPIFVPMLMIVGFHPAFTQMLYRIGDSISNPITPMMPYLPLLLSYAQKYDNNMKLGSLLSSLMPYTIILSIVWPLFMIIWYLLGWPLGPGGPLMIKH is encoded by the coding sequence ATGGCTAATAACTCGAAAGCAAAGATATCTTTTATAAATAAGTTTTTAAACATTGTTGAAAAAGTAGGAAATCGGTTACCGGATCCCAGCATTTTATTTTTTTTAATGTGTTTGGGTCTCGCTATACTTACATGGCTTGTCTCACTATTTCATATTACTGTTAAACATCCCGGTACTGGTGATACGATCACAATTAAAAGTATTTTAAGTAAAGATGGACTCGCGATGATTCTCAATGATGCCATTAAGAATTTTTCGGAATTTCCAGCACTGGGGTTAGTACTCGCAGTTATGCTTGGTATCGGCGTTGCTGAAAAAACAGGTTATTTTGATAAGCTCATGGTTCAAGTTGTACATAAAACACCTCAAAAAATTATCATACCCGTTATTATAATTATTGGTATTTTGGGAAATGCTGCTGGTGATGCTGCTCCAATTGTATTACCTCCGCTTACAGCAATGGTATTTATTAAGTTAGGCTATCACCCTATCGCAGGACTAGCGATGGCCTATGCCGCTGCTATTGGAGGCTTTTCAGCAAATTTCATGATTGGTATGTCAGATGCTTTGCTCTATTCATTTACGGAGCCTGCAGCAAAAATAGTTTCTGATGATGTACATATCAATGTAGCTATGAATTGGTATTTTATTGCTGCTAGCATCATCGTATTATTACCTGCTGTTTATTGGGTAACCATGCGCTTTGTTATTCCAAGACTCGGCAAATTCGATGCATCTCAGTCTGACATTCAGGTGAATGATGCCAATTCCGGTCTGACACCACAAGAGAATCGAGCGGTATTTTGGGCTAATATTAGCTTTTTTGTAGTTATCGCACTAATCATTATCTGTTCTATACCGCAGAATAGTTTTTTAAGAAATGCAAAAACTGGCAGTTTACTGAATGATGCTCCAATTATAAACGGCGTTGGATTACTCATCTTAATACTATTTTTAGTACCTGGACTAGTTTATGGCGTTATGATGAAAAAATTCAGAAGTACAAAAGACTTAGGTAAGATGCTTGCTGACTCAATGTCTTCTATGGGTTCATTTATCGTTATCGTATTCTTTGCTGCTCAATTGCTCGCTTTTCTACAATGGAGTAATTTAGGTATTATTGTAGCTGTTAAGGGGGCTGCCTTGCTTCAAGATCAAAACGGTGTCGTTCTCATTTTAGGTATCATATTATTAAGTGCTATGATTAATTTACTTATCGGTAGTGCTTCGGCTAAATGGGGCATTTTGGCTCCTATTTTTGTACCAATGTTGATGATTGTAGGATTTCATCCTGCTTTTACGCAAATGCTTTATCGTATAGGGGATTCAATCAGTAACCCAATAACTCCAATGATGCCTTACTTACCATTGTTATTATCTTATGCGCAAAAATATGATAACAATATGAAGTTAGGGTCGTTATTATCTAGTTTAATGCCCTATACCATTATTCTAAGTATTGTTTGGCCATTATTTATGATTATTTGGTATTTATTAGGATGGCCACTTGGTCCAGGGGGGCCATTAATGATTAAACATTAA
- a CDS encoding cryptochrome/photolyase family protein → MYLGVLLNRVFRINNNPLFDYVIHNQDKIKKLYLIIPLEDLSDAGKAKQDYYESVASGFINSLQQHNIHPYIVPYKTLPTLANQLELSHILIGKDIMSYHHDEYDFPHLKSRFNNFNIKVIGKRVNHYFKPSSTLNKQLHPYKIFTSFYKTNRKYIANRSNKNYDLKQLSQIAEKGSNQSKLSLRYTQDLEEMALKDWQNFLDFDISSYKDLTNDISNDYVSGLSIYLAFGLVDIQEIINDLLNGYDSDEVNYEAYIRELMFREFYYILMTYYPATATQSFNKKYRTIQWSNHTQNFEAWKNGETGFPIVDAAMQKLKQTGFMHNRLRMIVSQFLTKDLFIDWTLGECYFRKYLIDYDNASNVHGWQWSASTGTDAAPYFRMFNPVRQSERFDLQGDFIKSRLSIFKNIPSKFIHDPTSNKDILKSEYNITVGTDYPKALIDHKLSRDLVIETFKSLK, encoded by the coding sequence ATGTATTTAGGGGTCTTACTTAATCGTGTTTTTAGAATTAACAACAATCCATTATTTGATTATGTAATACATAATCAAGATAAAATCAAAAAACTATATCTTATTATACCTTTAGAAGACCTTTCAGATGCAGGAAAAGCAAAGCAAGATTATTATGAAAGTGTAGCAAGCGGTTTTATTAACTCCTTACAGCAACATAATATTCACCCTTACATTGTCCCGTATAAAACTTTACCGACATTAGCTAATCAACTAGAGTTAAGTCATATATTAATAGGAAAAGATATAATGAGTTATCACCATGATGAATATGATTTCCCACACCTTAAATCACGTTTCAATAACTTTAATATAAAGGTGATTGGCAAACGCGTGAACCATTATTTTAAACCTTCAAGTACTTTGAATAAGCAATTACATCCTTACAAAATTTTCACAAGTTTTTACAAAACCAATAGAAAATATATTGCGAATCGTTCAAATAAAAATTATGATTTAAAGCAATTAAGTCAAATCGCAGAAAAAGGTTCGAATCAAAGTAAACTATCATTACGTTATACACAAGACTTAGAGGAAATGGCACTAAAAGATTGGCAAAATTTTTTGGATTTTGATATTTCTTCTTACAAAGATTTAACCAATGATATTTCAAACGATTATGTGAGCGGATTAAGTATTTATTTAGCTTTTGGATTAGTTGATATTCAGGAAATCATTAATGATTTGTTAAATGGTTATGATAGTGATGAAGTTAATTATGAAGCATATATAAGAGAATTAATGTTTCGCGAATTTTATTATATTTTGATGACTTACTATCCAGCAACTGCCACTCAATCGTTTAATAAAAAATACCGTACTATACAATGGTCAAATCATACTCAAAATTTTGAAGCTTGGAAAAATGGTGAAACTGGATTTCCAATTGTTGATGCTGCAATGCAAAAATTAAAGCAAACTGGTTTTATGCATAATCGTCTAAGAATGATTGTATCTCAATTTTTAACAAAAGATTTATTTATTGATTGGACCCTCGGTGAATGTTATTTCAGAAAATATTTAATTGATTATGATAATGCGTCTAATGTTCATGGGTGGCAATGGTCAGCGTCAACAGGAACAGACGCAGCACCCTATTTCAGAATGTTTAATCCTGTTCGACAAAGTGAGCGTTTCGATTTACAAGGAGATTTTATTAAGTCACGATTATCCATTTTTAAAAACATACCTAGTAAGTTCATCCATGATCCTACAAGTAATAAAGATATACTAAAAAGTGAGTATAATATAACAGTAGGCACAGATTATCCAAAAGCATTGATAGATCATAAATTGAGTAGAGATTTAGTTATCGAAACCTTTAAAAGTCTCAAATAA
- a CDS encoding DUF1722 domain-containing protein — MKEKQKTERLWRTEKYNVLWHNHKSYLYIRELLKDDASYPVVENEIKIALKTPITKSNVINAADHMWGYFKKRASFEEKTHYLELKSAFKNDEKGEEVLRLFLKKLAHQYQIQYLIESTILK; from the coding sequence ATGAAAGAAAAACAAAAAACCGAACGTTTATGGCGTACAGAAAAATATAATGTTCTATGGCACAATCATAAAAGTTATTTATACATACGTGAATTATTAAAAGATGACGCCTCCTATCCAGTAGTTGAGAATGAAATTAAAATAGCTTTAAAAACACCTATTACAAAATCCAATGTTATTAACGCCGCTGATCATATGTGGGGATATTTTAAAAAACGAGCATCATTTGAAGAAAAAACGCATTATTTAGAACTTAAATCTGCTTTTAAAAATGATGAAAAAGGCGAAGAAGTACTGAGACTATTTTTAAAGAAGTTAGCGCATCAATATCAAATCCAATATTTAATTGAAAGTACAATACTAAAATAG
- a CDS encoding NAD(P)H-binding protein, whose translation MPKILLTGASGYIGGHLKENLQKNHEIVAISRNIKNKKNEKNVTWKAADLFDLDEISEVMKDVDIAIYLVHSMMPSAKLTQANFEDMDALLADNFARAAQKNSIKHIIFLSGLIPNTDTLSPHLRSRLECEKILGSYGIPVSTLRAGLIIGAKGSSYPILKKLVERLPLLVLPAWAYNMTLPVSINDVINGLTTLVDRQPKQNESIDIGGPEHMTYKSLFRRTSRVLEKNLPMIDIPIIPIWLSKYWVKVISGTSKEMVYPLMDSLIHDMTRSQKHTVNDISIGKINYEESVERALKEEEKQSSNKSANTKKQFQIKDVRAITRIKVPHDYTINDVANEYSDFLRRFTFNFVKSEINHNYFKIKIPLLNKLLLLLKKDHEASNTNRVLYRIIGGDFAYSTNGGKATLEFRRILDSDKALIALQEYQPTLPWFVYTLTQAKIHKSVMNIFARKMNTLSKPDFAHTHNIKIKKKLIQNLSISLGFFAILITSTKLLPKKNILLNVKH comes from the coding sequence ATGCCAAAAATCTTATTAACAGGTGCTTCGGGTTATATCGGCGGGCACCTTAAAGAAAACCTCCAAAAAAATCATGAAATAGTTGCTATTTCAAGAAATATAAAAAATAAAAAAAATGAAAAAAATGTGACATGGAAAGCTGCAGATCTATTTGATTTAGATGAAATAAGTGAGGTAATGAAAGATGTTGATATAGCGATTTATTTGGTTCATTCGATGATGCCGTCAGCCAAGCTTACGCAAGCTAATTTTGAAGATATGGATGCTTTACTTGCAGATAATTTTGCTAGAGCTGCACAGAAAAATAGTATTAAACACATTATTTTTTTAAGTGGACTAATTCCAAATACTGACACTTTATCTCCCCATCTGAGAAGTAGATTAGAATGTGAAAAAATACTAGGTTCTTATGGAATACCTGTTAGTACACTAAGAGCTGGTCTAATTATCGGTGCCAAAGGCAGTTCCTATCCCATACTCAAAAAACTCGTTGAGCGATTACCATTACTTGTTTTACCTGCTTGGGCCTATAACATGACATTACCTGTTTCAATTAATGACGTTATCAATGGCCTCACAACTTTAGTTGACAGACAGCCTAAACAAAACGAGTCCATTGATATCGGTGGCCCTGAACATATGACGTATAAATCGTTATTCAGACGCACCTCCCGCGTACTTGAAAAAAATTTACCTATGATTGATATCCCAATCATTCCAATATGGTTAAGTAAATATTGGGTAAAAGTGATTTCTGGAACTTCAAAAGAAATGGTGTATCCTTTAATGGATAGCCTAATTCACGACATGACTAGATCACAAAAACACACCGTAAATGACATTTCAATCGGTAAAATAAATTATGAAGAAAGTGTTGAACGGGCACTAAAAGAAGAAGAAAAACAAAGCTCAAATAAAAGTGCTAATACAAAAAAACAGTTTCAAATCAAAGATGTTAGAGCAATTACACGTATAAAAGTGCCTCACGACTATACAATAAATGATGTAGCAAACGAGTATTCAGATTTTTTAAGACGCTTTACTTTTAACTTTGTTAAAAGCGAAATTAATCATAATTACTTTAAAATAAAAATACCCCTACTGAATAAATTATTATTACTATTAAAAAAAGATCATGAAGCATCTAATACTAATAGAGTCTTATATAGAATTATTGGTGGTGACTTTGCTTATTCAACGAATGGTGGTAAAGCAACGCTGGAATTTCGACGCATCTTAGATAGCGACAAAGCTTTAATTGCGTTGCAAGAATACCAACCTACATTACCATGGTTTGTTTATACTTTAACGCAAGCTAAAATTCACAAAAGCGTAATGAATATTTTCGCACGAAAAATGAATACGCTCTCAAAACCCGACTTTGCTCATACTCATAATATTAAAATTAAAAAAAAATTAATTCAAAACCTTAGTATTTCATTAGGGTTTTTCGCTATTTTAATAACATCCACAAAACTTTTACCAAAGAAAAATATACTATTGAATGTCAAACACTAA
- the ppx gene encoding exopolyphosphatase — MERIGLIDIGSNTIRLVIFEFDTKTGLNEILNIKTPARLSQYLTPDLSMNDEGISVLTKALYSFKKVAEKFKVNELHPVATAAIRQSSNHDTILTHIKKELDIHIKIIPEKEEAFYGFYAITHTTDINDGISVDIGGGSTEVTLFKDKKLIEAYSFPFGVVTLKRKFFENKEHNDKAAIKSMEKFISKQFDQLAWIKNQKVRLVGIGGSARNVARIHQSEHAYPIGGVHNYTMVEDNIEEVYSIIKKSSRDELKDIDGLSRDRVDIILPAVAVFKTLFNKMNATQFTFSRKGLREGYAMKLISERHPEEFKKENIRKDALYHLANEYGIEEESAEQRAKLAYSLLNQLIALNQLEVSRNEVRLFAEGAFLYYLGRFIDADSSSPHTYYIIANSMIDGFSHEDRVKLALLASFKNKSLLKFFSHETKWLRGKELDNIQYLGGIIKFVNALNISHTNSVDRIELQHNNDGYTLYVYYSGEPIAEEYQAQRQKKHIEKILKTELSIIFTKS, encoded by the coding sequence ATGGAACGTATAGGATTAATAGATATTGGTTCAAATACCATTAGACTTGTTATTTTTGAATTTGATACTAAAACAGGATTAAACGAAATATTAAACATAAAAACACCTGCCAGATTAAGTCAATATTTAACTCCGGATTTATCCATGAACGATGAAGGTATTTCGGTATTAACTAAGGCATTATATAGCTTTAAAAAGGTGGCTGAAAAATTCAAAGTTAATGAATTACATCCTGTTGCTACAGCTGCCATCAGACAATCTTCAAACCATGACACTATTCTTACTCATATAAAAAAAGAGCTCGATATTCATATAAAAATAATTCCAGAAAAAGAAGAAGCTTTTTATGGTTTCTATGCAATTACGCATACAACAGATATTAATGATGGTATATCTGTGGATATTGGTGGTGGCTCGACTGAAGTCACTTTATTTAAAGATAAAAAATTAATAGAAGCATACAGTTTTCCATTTGGTGTGGTTACGCTAAAAAGAAAGTTCTTTGAAAACAAAGAACATAATGATAAAGCAGCAATAAAATCTATGGAAAAATTTATTTCAAAACAATTTGATCAACTTGCATGGATTAAAAATCAAAAAGTCAGATTAGTTGGTATCGGAGGATCAGCACGTAACGTAGCACGTATTCATCAATCTGAACATGCCTACCCTATTGGGGGTGTACATAATTATACAATGGTTGAAGATAATATTGAGGAAGTCTATTCAATTATCAAAAAAAGCTCGCGAGATGAATTAAAAGATATCGATGGATTAAGTAGAGACCGCGTGGATATTATTTTACCAGCTGTTGCCGTATTCAAGACTTTATTCAATAAAATGAATGCAACACAGTTTACCTTTTCGCGTAAAGGGTTACGTGAAGGTTATGCTATGAAATTAATTAGTGAACGTCATCCTGAAGAATTTAAAAAAGAAAATATTAGAAAAGATGCTTTATATCATTTAGCTAATGAATACGGCATTGAGGAAGAAAGTGCTGAACAACGTGCTAAATTAGCCTATTCCTTATTAAATCAATTGATTGCTTTAAATCAATTAGAAGTATCTAGAAATGAAGTGAGATTATTTGCCGAAGGTGCATTTCTGTATTACTTAGGTCGCTTTATAGATGCTGATTCAAGTTCACCACATACGTATTATATTATCGCCAATTCAATGATTGATGGCTTCTCTCATGAAGATAGAGTAAAACTCGCACTACTTGCCAGTTTCAAGAATAAATCGCTATTAAAATTCTTTAGTCACGAAACAAAATGGTTACGTGGTAAAGAGCTCGATAATATTCAATATTTAGGTGGCATTATCAAATTCGTGAACGCTTTAAATATTTCGCACACGAATTCAGTTGATCGCATTGAGTTACAACACAATAACGACGGTTATACGCTATATGTTTACTATTCTGGAGAACCTATTGCAGAAGAATATCAGGCACAAAGACAGAAAAAACATATTGAAAAAATATTAAAAACGGAACTGTCTATAATCTTTACAAAATCTTAA